From the Thermus brockianus genome, the window AGCTTCAACTGGGCCACGCGGCACATCCCCCCGGTCCTGGTCACCCTCGCCATCCTCTTTGAGCCGGTGGGGGCAAGCCTCCTCGCCTTCCTGCTCTTTGGGGAGCTTCCAGGCCTGCCCGTGCTCCTGGGGGCCTTGGTCCTCCTTTTGGGCGTGGGCCTCGCCGTGGTGGGAGGTAGGCGGTGATTTTCGTCGTCTTGGCCGCGCTCCTTTGGGGCCTGGGGGGTGCCTTGGCTGGGCGGTTCATGGAGGGGATTCCCCCTGGGGTCCTCATCCCCTTGCGCTTTCTCCTAAGCTTCCTCCTCCTCCTGCCCCTCGTCCTCCGCTACCCCCCAAGGCCCGAGGAAAGGCGCCGCCTTCTGGGCGTGGGGTTCGCCCTCTCCGGGGCCCAGGCCTTTTACTACCTGGCCATCCACGCCACCACCGTGGCCACGGGAATCTTCCTCCAGTACCTGGCCCCCGCCCTCCTCACCCTTTACGCCCTCCTGCGCCGGGAAAGGCTTCCCGCCCGGGCCCTTTGGGGGGTTGCCCTGGCCCTCCTGGGGGCCTACGTCCTGGTGGCCGGGGGAAAGGGGCTAGAGGGTAGCCCCGTGGGCGTGGCCTTTGGCCTTCTCGCCGCCCTTTCCTTCGCCCTCTACGCCGCCACCTCCCAGGGGCTCAAAACCCCGCCCCTGGTGAGCCTGGGGGTGGCCACGGGGGTGGGAAGCCTCCTCTCCTTGCCCGTCCTCCTCCTAAGCCTGCCCCGCCTCCCCGCCCTGGACCTGGCGGACTGGGGAGCGGTGGCCTACCTGGTGCTCTTCGGGACCCTCCTCCCCTTTGCCCTCTTCCTGCAAGGGGTACGGGTGGTCCCCGCCCGGGAGGCCACCCTCCTCGCCATGTTGGAACCCGTGGCCGGGGCCCTCTTCGCCTGGCCCTTGGCGGGGGAGCCCCTGCGGGCGGAGGCGCTTTTGGGGGGTAGCCTCATCCTTTTGGGGGTAGCCTTAAACCGGAGGTGATATGGCAACGCGGGTCTTTTTCCTCTTCACCTTGGGCTACTTCCTCTCCTACTTCTACCGCTCGGCCAATGCCGTGCTCTCCAAGGACCTTTCCCAGGACCTGGGGCTTGGACCGGCGGAGCTCGGCTTCATGACGAGCCTCTTCTACCTGGCCTTCGCCGCCGTGCAACTTCCCTTGGGGGGGTTTTTGGACCGGATGGGGCCCCGGGTGGTAACCCCGGCCCTCCTCCTGGTGGCGGCCTTGGGGAGCGTGGTCTTCGCCCTGGCCCCAAGCTTTCCCATCTTGGCC encodes:
- a CDS encoding DMT family transporter, which translates into the protein MIFVVLAALLWGLGGALAGRFMEGIPPGVLIPLRFLLSFLLLLPLVLRYPPRPEERRRLLGVGFALSGAQAFYYLAIHATTVATGIFLQYLAPALLTLYALLRRERLPARALWGVALALLGAYVLVAGGKGLEGSPVGVAFGLLAALSFALYAATSQGLKTPPLVSLGVATGVGSLLSLPVLLLSLPRLPALDLADWGAVAYLVLFGTLLPFALFLQGVRVVPAREATLLAMLEPVAGALFAWPLAGEPLRAEALLGGSLILLGVALNRR